One Purpureocillium takamizusanense chromosome 12, complete sequence DNA window includes the following coding sequences:
- a CDS encoding uncharacterized protein (TransMembrane:7 (o18-37i140-160o180-199i211-233o239-260i272-292o312-330i)), translating into MEDSSCAPRGFEAVITTLSFYVLCISWWLVDVPLLFVKPSPPPPPPPRQVDNNSSIDNNASSSSSVLSSSPGRVRLFLRAVAWNGIRAVQPTYIGLIALARAVSDGRNSTSAWPLLYYFGDALPNHPPALRPTALQWIKVVALDGVALVTEILLVVYGYYTSSASSSRHYDVRIFASGMWILSATPSCVLGAYLLLFVSRRASRLHRNWRLATAGTLLVAAGLALILALHFSVPPKDRVPAAAGIMAMQWALSLLPLVACRCSCCGSGARGMPWRIVYLIFAVAVRTLTLTLEVSSSSFSNEFWFCRVPPQVGGWLTGVFGGALLFGFAIKGLVDAERWRPELVKVWKGEQQGALTAEEAYVPLQDDEERQTGPPPPHSPPPPFISHQPQQSQQQQGGNHAESEDMLNAEGLARRSTDLPSYQDATRRTDTMPPSYGEAAPDGQLVFD; encoded by the coding sequence ATGGAGGACTCGTCGTGCGCGCCCCGTGgcttcgaggccgtcatcacGACGCTGTCCTTTTACGTCCTCTGCATATCCTggtggctcgtcgacgtgccccTGCTCTTTGTCAagccctcgcccccgccgccaccgccgccacggcaagtcgacaacaacagcagcatcgacaacaacgcctcctcgtcgtcgtcggtgttgtcgtcgtcacccgGGCGCGTACGCCTCTTCCTTCGCGCCGTGGCGTGGAACGGCATCCGCGCAGTCCAGCCGACGTACATTggcctcatcgccctcgcccgcgccgtctcggACGGGCGCAACAGCACCTCGGCCTGGCCGCTGCTGTACTACTTTGGCGATGCCCTGCCGAACCACCCCCCGGCGCTCCGCCCGACCGCCTTACAATGGATCAAGGTCGttgcccttgacggcgtcgccctcgtgACGGAGATACTCCTCGTCGTCTATGGATACTAcacctcgagcgcctcctcctcccgccatTACGACGTCCGCATCTTTGCCTCGGGCATGTGGATTCtctccgcgacgccgtcctgcgTCCTCGGCGCATACCTCCTCCTGTTCGTGTCGCGACGCGCCAGTCGCCTCCATCGCAACTGGCGGctcgccacggcgggcaccctcctcgtcgccgcggggctggccctcatcctcgccctgcACTTTTCCGTCCCGCCAAAGGACAGggtccccgcggcggcgggcatcatggccatgcAGTGGGCcctgtcgctgctgcccctggtCGCGTGCcggtgcagctgctgcggcagcggtgcCAGGGGCATGCCCTGGCGCATCGTGTACTTGatcttcgccgtcgcggtgcgCACCCTGACGCTGACGCTCGAAgtgagcagctcgtcctttTCCAACGAGTTCTGGTTCTGCCGCGTGCCGCCCCAggtcggcggctggctgacgggcgtgtttggcggcgcgctgctctTCGGCTTCGCCATCAAGGGGCTTGTCGACGCGGAGCGGTGGAGGCCGGAGCTCGTCAAGGTCTGGAAGGGTGAGCAGCAGGGCGCATTGACTGCCGAAGAGGCGTACGTGCCGCTccaggatgacgaggagcgaCAGACAggaccgcctccgccgcatTCGCCTCCGCCCCCTTTTATATCACATCAGCCGCAgcagtcgcagcagcagcaaggggGTAACCATGCCGAGTCCGAGGACATGCTCAACGCAGAGGGGCTTGCGCGACGGTCAACTGATCTGCCATCGTATCAGGATGCGACGCGCCGGACTGACACGATGCCGCCTTCCTACGGCGAGGCCGCTCCGGATGGTCAGTTGGTGTTTGACTGA
- a CDS encoding uncharacterized protein (EggNog:ENOG503PFDW) — protein MEEACGLTHPLEFHTPGWHAAANTPVVDGKYLDRATGQVRTAADHVEYDGPPAVDIIIRNVHESSVECVFRAARPFPLRALLCHMARLLEEKNIELDSLFAAPYAIRVTLAHEFTHEEFYDIAIEMANGIWSRK, from the coding sequence ATGGAAGAAGCCTGTGGACTCACGCACCCGTTGGAATTCCATACCCCCGGGTGGcacgcggccgccaacacgcccgtcgtcgacggcaagtACCTGGACCGGGCGACGGGCCAAGTTCGCACAGCAGCAGATCACGTAGAGTACGATGGCCCACCGGCAGTGGACATCATCATCCGGAACGTTCACGAGAGCTCGGTTGAGTGCGTCTTccgcgctgctcggccaTTTCCTCTGCGCGCGCTTCTGTGCCACATGGCGCGCCTTCTCGAAGAGAAGAATATAGAGCTCGACTCGCTCTTTGCGGCGCCGTATGCGATTCGGGTCACCCTTGCGCACGAGTTCACACACGAAGAGTTCTACGACATTGCTATTGAGATGGCGAATGGTATATGGAGCAGGAAATAA
- a CDS encoding uncharacterized protein (EggNog:ENOG503P141~COG:S): MDNNPTENHDASHGDIKPPRPPPVVHIYDTIEEPTLLRGMIVEDVYLLGGQFAILCQFAHPSLARGASRHSTFASRIPTRLRNTARFLNAAVFGTPRDKAAIFSVIHRYHARVRGDGYDANDPELHRWTAATLFVSLVVVHEALFGKIPIPRLEVMYREAAVFGTSLRMPPDMWPATLDDFWAYWDEQVATLEVTDEARELARSLLWPAGLPWNLRAVTPLARLMTVHLLPPRLAREYGLEPSALSWAQYRATVAAMAAVYPRLPDGVRRRMHNEYMADLERAVARIEKTGHWGRDENL; encoded by the coding sequence ATGGACAACAATCCGACCGAAAACCATGACGCCTCTCACGGCGACATCaagcctcctcgtccgcctcccgTCGTCCACATCTACGACACCATCGAGGAGCCGACCCTCCTGCGCGGCATgatcgtcgaggacgtctacctgctcggcgggcaGTTCGCCATCCTCTGCCAGTTCGCGCACCCGtcgctcgcgcgcggcgcctcgcGGCACAGCACCTTTGCGTCGCGCATCCCCACGCGGCTGCGCAACACGGCGCGcttcctcaacgccgccgtcttcggcACCCCGCGCGACAAGGCGGCCATCTTCTCCGTCATACACCGCTACCACGCGCgcgtccgcggcgacggctacGACGCCAACGACCCGGAGCTGCACCGCTggaccgccgccacgctcttcgtctccctcgtcgtcgtccacgagGCCCTCTTTGGGAAGATCCCCATCCCGCGTCTTGAAGTCATGtaccgcgaggccgccgtgtTTGGCACGAGCTTGCGCATGCCGCCTGACATGTGGCCCGCGACGCTGGATGACTTTTGGGCCTACTgggacgagcaggtcgccaCGCTCGAGGTcacggacgaggcgcgcgagctggccCGCTCCCTGCTCTGGCCCGCTGGCCTGCCCTGGAACCTGCGCGCTGTGACGCCGTTGGCGCGCCTCATGACGGTGcatctgctgccgccgcggctggcgcgcgagTATGGCCTCGAACCCTCGGCGCTGAGCTGGGCACAGTACCGCGCCaccgtggccgccatggctgccgtgTACCCGCGTCTGCCGGACGGCGTGCGGCGCCGCATGCACAACGAGTACATGGCGGACCTGGAGCGTGCGGTGGCGCGGATCGAGAAGACGGGTCACTGGGGGCGGGACGAGAATCTATAG
- a CDS encoding uncharacterized protein (COG:S~EggNog:ENOG503PGEP~TransMembrane:7 (i21-39o45-63i99-117o137-157i234-253o259-275i287-304o)) encodes MGLAHHVFNEVELFSLFSRRDWTGVIVPSCLFAAGPALTLPLNVALPRCLFVVAWTCLYLYAFNLANQSLGDIVEDRINKPHRPIPSGRVSLRGARARCAVVWALFLSTALFYRTIWRENLTHLVISLFLVRTRAGGHWIGKNVVGISLLGAVMLSAPRKIMMGTSLVGSQTMTTTTTTTAAGTVLMGTENDVVAICVWLALSYHVQDFRDQAGDKAVGRSTLPIAFGDVPARLVYTFVFMPVGLAVVCAWGPGGDAPWLVAAMHAFVGYRLLAFHDKDADDWTYKILLYIFCVLAALGSVRYLRSAALSSSVEATMRGWGRGEELRNWLALGVASPGF; translated from the exons ATGGGCCTGGCACATCACGTCTTCAACGAGGTCGAGTTGTTTTCCCTCTTTTCTCGGCGCGACTGGACCGGCGTCATCGTGCCCTCGTGTCTATTCGCGGCGGGCCCAGCCTTGACACTCCCTCTCAACGTGGCACTCCCCCGATGCCTATTCGTGGTAGCGTGGACATGCCTCTACCTGTACGCCTTCAACCTAGCGAACCAGTCGCTCGGCGACATCGTCGAAGACCGCATCAACAAGCCCCACCGGCCCATTCCGTCGGGCAGGGTGtcgctgcgcggcgcccgggCCCGCTGCGCTGTTGTTTGGGCGCTCTTCCTGTCGACGGCGCTCTTCTACAGGACGATATGGCGCGAGAACCTTACACACTTGGTCATCAGCCTCTTTCTGGTGCGtacgcgggcgggcggtcatTGGATCGGCAAGAACGTGGTTGGAATATCGCTGTTGGGGGCCGTGATGCTCTCCGCGCCGCGCAAGATCATGATGGGCACTAGCCTCGTCGGCTCgcagacgatgacgacaacaacgacaacgacggcggcgggaacgGTACTGATGGGAACAGAGAACGACGTCGTGGCTATCTGCGTATGGCTGGCGCTCTCTTACCACGTCCAGGACTTTCGCGACcaggcgggcgacaaggcggTCGGCCGATCGACGCTGCCGATTGCGTTTGGCGACGTCCCGGCCCGGCTCGTCTACACCTTTGTCTTCATGCCGGTGGGACTCGCCGTCGTGTGCGCGTGGGGACCGGGCGGGGATGCGCCgtggctggtggcggcgatgcatGCGTTTGTCGGGTACCGCCTTTTGGCGTTTCACGACAAGGACGCGGACGACTGGACATACAAG ATCTTGCTCTACATCTTTTGCGTGCTTGCGGCTCTGGGCTCGGTTCGCTACCTCAgatcggcggcgctgtcgtcctctgtcgaggcgacgatgcgcggcTGGGGCAGGGGCGAGGAGCTTCGCAactggctggcgctgggaGTGGCGTCGCCTGGCTTCTGA
- the RIM20 gene encoding pH-response regulator protein palA/rim20, variant 2 (COG:S~EggNog:ENOG503NUZ5) — protein MVRNNLKYELINILYNLAALYSQLAVNTPRSTPENLKVAAHNFNLAAGVLSHIQKSILPELRMPDPPDDMDDSTLEALVQLFLAQSQECMWQSSVLRDLKDLSIAKLAARVSDLYNSAAEAAMRSEAISSAWIHHMTAKHHHFAAAAQYRAARDCLEKRKYGEEVARLQDSVACLAEGLKETRGGYINKMIVDDLNALKRKAEDDLKRAEKDNDMIFLNPVPPKSDLKILDRFNMAEVKVPPQVANPFDFLGEHAEFGPALFSRLVPFSVHVATSIYEERRDRMVNQNIIQQLESLTEKMHMTVSSFGLPGSLQALEKPLGLPPSLVQHAEELRQGDAIGRVHRSLADIDKLRAADLAIFEEGKSALSTEQEEDERLRRKYGTERWTRPAGQNDPQGAKLWGHANEIEGYFQSSLSSDGIVKEKFASTEDLLRVLCGPDRGLMEFVPSSTQRETSEELKASVNRLRSAYNDVQRLESKRRRKVESIRESARRDDIKPDILKEAARLERTYPNTAIVPAHFEDFFEKRLDRLYEAELEAVDTEAAQEQDKLLAAVERANREFEAQRRKVGDRGLREREQALQKLDSAYFKYKEVVSNLEVGRKFYNDLNRIVGAGFRDVVKGWVAQRRMEARALEEELSMPPLSNLNLSPEGTGTPPAAYGANTHSYFQPEPVAAQSPFQRQAQAQQQQHNHHHHQHQQPTPLAGAVNPAASIQSWAAAAGAGDTVQQPQPMNPAVVGAATGGGTVWSPAMGIRFGSGGGSGGDGHGQTQHGRGQPPTRGQGTWNPNGGIKFG, from the exons ATGGTGCGCAACAACCTCAAGTACGAGCTAATCAACATTCTCTACAACCTCGCTGCCCTCTACTCCCAGCTGGCCGTCAACACCCCGCGGTCCACGCCCGAGAACCTCAAGGTCGCTGCGCACAACTTcaacctggccgccggcgtcttgTCGCACATACAAAAGAGCATCCTCCCCGAGCTGCGCATGCCCGACCCGCCCGACGACATGGATGACAGCacgctcgaggccctcgtgcAGCTATTCCTCGCGCAGAGCCAAGAGTGCATGTGGCAGAGCAGCGTGCTGCGCGACCTCAAGGACCTGAGCATCGCCAAGTTGGCCGCGCGCGTCTCCGATCTCTACAactcggcggccgaggccgctaTGCGCAGCGAGGCCATCAGCAGCGCCTGGATACACCACATGACGGCAAAGCACCACCAttttgccgccgccgcccagtaCCGCGCCGCAAGGGACTGCCTGGAGAAGCGCAAAtacggcgaggaggtggcgcGGCTTCAAGACTCTGTCGCTTGCCTCGCCGAGGGGCTCAAGGAAACGAGGGGCGGGTACATCAACAAGATGATTGTGGATGACCTGAATGCGCTTAAGAGGAAAGCCGAGGATGATCTGAAGCGCGCCGAAAAGGACAATGACATGATCTTTCTGA ATCCCGTGCCGCCCAAGTCGGACCTCAAGATCCTCGACCGCTTCAACATGGCTGAGGTCAAGGTACCACCGCAGGTCGCAAACCCGTTCGACTTTCTCGGCGAACATGCCGAGTTTGGGCCGGCTCTGTTTTCGCGCCTCGTACCGTTCTCGGTGCACGTTGCCACCTCTATATACGAGGAACGCAGAGATCGCATGGTCAACCAAAACATCATACAGCAGCTGGAGTCGCTCACTGAGAAGATGCACATGACCGTCTCCTCGTTCGGCTTGCCGGGGTCGTTGCAGGCCTTGGAGAAGCCGCTCGGCCTGCCGCCCAGCTTGGTGCAGCACGCAGAGGAGCTGCGGCAGGGCGACGCCATTGGAAGAGTGCATAGGAGTCTAGCGGATATTGACAAGTTGCGCGCGGCCGATCTTGCCATCTTCGAAGAGGGCAAGTCGGCGCTGAGCACTGAGCAGGAAGAGGATGAGCGGCTTCGAAGAAAGTACGGGACCGAACGATGGAcgcggccggctggccagAACGACCCCCAGGGAGCGAAGCTCTGGGGCCACGCCAACGAGATTGAGGGCTACTTCCAGAGCAGCttgagcagcgacggcatcgtcaaggaGAAGTTTGCGTCCACGGAGGACCTTCTACGCGTGCTCTGCGGGCCGGATCGGGGTCTGATGGAATTCGTGCCGTCGAGCACGCAACGGGAGACGAGCGAGGAACTCAAGGCGTCCGTGAACCGCCTGCGGAGCGCGTACAACGATGTGCAACGCCTAGAGAGCAAGCGGCGTCGAAAGGTGGAGAGCATTCGGGAgagcgcgcgccgcgacgacatcaagCCCGACATTCTCAAGGAGGCGGCACGCCTGGAACGGACGTATCCCAACACCGCCATCGTGCCCGCGCACTTTGAAGACTTTTTCGAGAAGCGGCTCGACAGGCTATACGAGGCAGAGCTGGAAGCGGTGGacacggaggcggcgcaggagcaggacaagctgctggcggccgtggagcgGGCGAACCGCGAGTTTGAGGCCCAGCGGCGCAAGGTGGGCGACCGCGGGCTCCGGGAACGGGAGCAAGCGCTGCAGAAGCTGGACAGCGCCTACTTCAAGTACAAGGAGGTGGTCAGCAACCTCGAGGTGGGGAGGAAGTTCTACAACGATCTCAACCGCATCGTGGGCGCCGGCTTCCGAGACGTGGTCAAGGGCTGGGTTGCGCAGCGGCGCATGGAGGCGCGGGCACTTGAAGA GGAGCTGAGCATGCCGCCGCTATCCAACCTCAACCTGTCGCCGGAGGGGACGGGGACCCCGCCAGCGGCATACGGCGCCAATACGCATTCGTACTTTCAGCCCGAGCCGGTCGCTGCCCAAAGCCCGTTCCAgaggcaggcgcaggcgcagcagcagcaacataaccaccaccaccatcagcaccagcaaccgACGCCTCTCGCCGGGGCGGTGaacccggcggcgtcgatccAGTCGTGGGCTGCAGCCGCGGGGGCAGGAGACACGGTGCAACAGCCCCAACCGATGAAcccggcggtggtgggagcGGCAACAGGGGGCGGCACGGTATGGAGCCCGGCCATGGGCATCAGGTTTGGGAGCggcggaggcagcggcggtgacgggcATGGCCAGACACAGCACGGACGGGGacagccgccgacgaggggaCAAGGGACCTGGAATcccaacggcggcatcaagTTTGGGTGA
- the RIM20 gene encoding pH-response regulator protein palA/rim20 (COG:S~TransMembrane:1 (i52-73o)~EggNog:ENOG503NUZ5), whose product MTYDIVVSSSNANSSQASLALLVVPTPRRVSRRRPRTCCVRVSPRRRRRRRIACTLTASIMSSTTGSILSLPFRRSAQMSLADTVRGYINDKYDQHPDMFRADLETVDALRRDAVNVREAHPSGVRKLQAWAGQLAWMGGKFPIDIGAEFTWYPALGYNTERPMVRNNLKYELINILYNLAALYSQLAVNTPRSTPENLKVAAHNFNLAAGVLSHIQKSILPELRMPDPPDDMDDSTLEALVQLFLAQSQECMWQSSVLRDLKDLSIAKLAARVSDLYNSAAEAAMRSEAISSAWIHHMTAKHHHFAAAAQYRAARDCLEKRKYGEEVARLQDSVACLAEGLKETRGGYINKMIVDDLNALKRKAEDDLKRAEKDNDMIFLNPVPPKSDLKILDRFNMAEVKVPPQVANPFDFLGEHAEFGPALFSRLVPFSVHVATSIYEERRDRMVNQNIIQQLESLTEKMHMTVSSFGLPGSLQALEKPLGLPPSLVQHAEELRQGDAIGRVHRSLADIDKLRAADLAIFEEGKSALSTEQEEDERLRRKYGTERWTRPAGQNDPQGAKLWGHANEIEGYFQSSLSSDGIVKEKFASTEDLLRVLCGPDRGLMEFVPSSTQRETSEELKASVNRLRSAYNDVQRLESKRRRKVESIRESARRDDIKPDILKEAARLERTYPNTAIVPAHFEDFFEKRLDRLYEAELEAVDTEAAQEQDKLLAAVERANREFEAQRRKVGDRGLREREQALQKLDSAYFKYKEVVSNLEVGRKFYNDLNRIVGAGFRDVVKGWVAQRRMEARALEEELSMPPLSNLNLSPEGTGTPPAAYGANTHSYFQPEPVAAQSPFQRQAQAQQQQHNHHHHQHQQPTPLAGAVNPAASIQSWAAAAGAGDTVQQPQPMNPAVVGAATGGGTVWSPAMGIRFGSGGGSGGDGHGQTQHGRGQPPTRGQGTWNPNGGIKFG is encoded by the exons GTCCAC AACGGGAAGCATCCTCTCGCTGCCCTTCAGGCGGTCGGCGCAGATGTCGCTCGCCGACACGGTCCGCGGGTACATCAACGACAAGTACGACCAGCATCCGGACATGTTCCGTGCCGACCTCGAGACGGtggacgcgctgcgccgcgatgccgtcaaCGTGCGCGAGGCTCATCCGAGCGGCGTGCGGAAGCTGCAGGCGTGGGCAGGCCAGCTGGCTTGGATGGGGGGCAAGTTTCCCATTGAC ATAGGCGCCGAGTTCACCTGGTATCCCGCGCTGGGCTACAACACTGAACGCCCGATGGTGCGCAACAACCTCAAGTACGAGCTAATCAACATTCTCTACAACCTCGCTGCCCTCTACTCCCAGCTGGCCGTCAACACCCCGCGGTCCACGCCCGAGAACCTCAAGGTCGCTGCGCACAACTTcaacctggccgccggcgtcttgTCGCACATACAAAAGAGCATCCTCCCCGAGCTGCGCATGCCCGACCCGCCCGACGACATGGATGACAGCacgctcgaggccctcgtgcAGCTATTCCTCGCGCAGAGCCAAGAGTGCATGTGGCAGAGCAGCGTGCTGCGCGACCTCAAGGACCTGAGCATCGCCAAGTTGGCCGCGCGCGTCTCCGATCTCTACAactcggcggccgaggccgctaTGCGCAGCGAGGCCATCAGCAGCGCCTGGATACACCACATGACGGCAAAGCACCACCAttttgccgccgccgcccagtaCCGCGCCGCAAGGGACTGCCTGGAGAAGCGCAAAtacggcgaggaggtggcgcGGCTTCAAGACTCTGTCGCTTGCCTCGCCGAGGGGCTCAAGGAAACGAGGGGCGGGTACATCAACAAGATGATTGTGGATGACCTGAATGCGCTTAAGAGGAAAGCCGAGGATGATCTGAAGCGCGCCGAAAAGGACAATGACATGATCTTTCTGA ATCCCGTGCCGCCCAAGTCGGACCTCAAGATCCTCGACCGCTTCAACATGGCTGAGGTCAAGGTACCACCGCAGGTCGCAAACCCGTTCGACTTTCTCGGCGAACATGCCGAGTTTGGGCCGGCTCTGTTTTCGCGCCTCGTACCGTTCTCGGTGCACGTTGCCACCTCTATATACGAGGAACGCAGAGATCGCATGGTCAACCAAAACATCATACAGCAGCTGGAGTCGCTCACTGAGAAGATGCACATGACCGTCTCCTCGTTCGGCTTGCCGGGGTCGTTGCAGGCCTTGGAGAAGCCGCTCGGCCTGCCGCCCAGCTTGGTGCAGCACGCAGAGGAGCTGCGGCAGGGCGACGCCATTGGAAGAGTGCATAGGAGTCTAGCGGATATTGACAAGTTGCGCGCGGCCGATCTTGCCATCTTCGAAGAGGGCAAGTCGGCGCTGAGCACTGAGCAGGAAGAGGATGAGCGGCTTCGAAGAAAGTACGGGACCGAACGATGGAcgcggccggctggccagAACGACCCCCAGGGAGCGAAGCTCTGGGGCCACGCCAACGAGATTGAGGGCTACTTCCAGAGCAGCttgagcagcgacggcatcgtcaaggaGAAGTTTGCGTCCACGGAGGACCTTCTACGCGTGCTCTGCGGGCCGGATCGGGGTCTGATGGAATTCGTGCCGTCGAGCACGCAACGGGAGACGAGCGAGGAACTCAAGGCGTCCGTGAACCGCCTGCGGAGCGCGTACAACGATGTGCAACGCCTAGAGAGCAAGCGGCGTCGAAAGGTGGAGAGCATTCGGGAgagcgcgcgccgcgacgacatcaagCCCGACATTCTCAAGGAGGCGGCACGCCTGGAACGGACGTATCCCAACACCGCCATCGTGCCCGCGCACTTTGAAGACTTTTTCGAGAAGCGGCTCGACAGGCTATACGAGGCAGAGCTGGAAGCGGTGGacacggaggcggcgcaggagcaggacaagctgctggcggccgtggagcgGGCGAACCGCGAGTTTGAGGCCCAGCGGCGCAAGGTGGGCGACCGCGGGCTCCGGGAACGGGAGCAAGCGCTGCAGAAGCTGGACAGCGCCTACTTCAAGTACAAGGAGGTGGTCAGCAACCTCGAGGTGGGGAGGAAGTTCTACAACGATCTCAACCGCATCGTGGGCGCCGGCTTCCGAGACGTGGTCAAGGGCTGGGTTGCGCAGCGGCGCATGGAGGCGCGGGCACTTGAAGA GGAGCTGAGCATGCCGCCGCTATCCAACCTCAACCTGTCGCCGGAGGGGACGGGGACCCCGCCAGCGGCATACGGCGCCAATACGCATTCGTACTTTCAGCCCGAGCCGGTCGCTGCCCAAAGCCCGTTCCAgaggcaggcgcaggcgcagcagcagcaacataaccaccaccaccatcagcaccagcaaccgACGCCTCTCGCCGGGGCGGTGaacccggcggcgtcgatccAGTCGTGGGCTGCAGCCGCGGGGGCAGGAGACACGGTGCAACAGCCCCAACCGATGAAcccggcggtggtgggagcGGCAACAGGGGGCGGCACGGTATGGAGCCCGGCCATGGGCATCAGGTTTGGGAGCggcggaggcagcggcggtgacgggcATGGCCAGACACAGCACGGACGGGGacagccgccgacgaggggaCAAGGGACCTGGAATcccaacggcggcatcaagTTTGGGTGA